A section of the Halostella salina genome encodes:
- a CDS encoding DUF2073 domain-containing protein, with translation MPETKESDDGVQIDLISGERMAGMTSMEKIRMILDGVHEGNIVILEEGLTPDEESRLIEVTMTEISPDGFNGIEIETYPRAQTDDASFLDRLMGRESTNKLTVIGPANQIQTLHKDETLISALVSRR, from the coding sequence ATGCCTGAAACCAAGGAGTCGGACGACGGCGTCCAGATCGACCTCATCAGCGGCGAACGGATGGCCGGGATGACGAGCATGGAGAAGATCCGGATGATCCTGGACGGCGTCCACGAGGGCAACATCGTCATTCTGGAGGAGGGACTCACCCCCGACGAGGAGAGCCGGCTGATCGAGGTGACCATGACCGAGATCAGCCCCGACGGCTTCAACGGGATCGAGATAGAGACGTACCCGCGCGCCCAGACCGACGACGCCAGCTTCCTCGACCGGCTCATGGGGCGGGAGTCGACGAACAAGCTGACCGTCATCGGGCCGGCGAACCAGATCCAGACGCTGCACAAGGACGAGACGCTGATCAGCGCGCTCGTCTCGCGCCGATAA
- a CDS encoding Era-like GTP-binding protein, whose protein sequence is MGLINGLRQSISRATERLFSEEEPKRIGIYGPPNAGKTTLANRIARDWTGDAVGPESHIPHETRRARRKEDVEIERNGKSVTIDIVDTPGVTTKVDYEEFTEYDMEKDDAVRRSREATEGVAEAMHWLREDVDGVIYVLDSAEDPFTQVNTMLIGIIESRDLPVLIFANKIDLDEASEQRIRNAFPQHETVPLSALEGDNMDEVYDKIAEYFA, encoded by the coding sequence ATGGGACTGATAAACGGACTCAGACAGAGCATCTCACGGGCGACGGAGCGACTCTTCTCCGAGGAGGAGCCCAAACGGATCGGGATCTACGGACCGCCGAACGCGGGGAAGACGACGCTCGCGAACCGGATCGCGCGGGACTGGACCGGGGACGCGGTCGGGCCGGAGAGCCACATCCCCCACGAAACCCGGCGGGCGCGCCGGAAGGAGGACGTGGAGATAGAGCGCAACGGGAAGTCGGTGACCATCGACATCGTCGACACGCCGGGCGTGACGACGAAGGTCGACTACGAGGAGTTCACCGAGTATGACATGGAGAAAGACGACGCCGTGCGTCGCTCCCGCGAGGCCACCGAGGGCGTCGCGGAGGCGATGCACTGGCTCCGGGAGGACGTCGACGGCGTCATCTACGTGCTCGACTCGGCGGAGGACCCGTTCACGCAGGTGAACACGATGCTGATCGGCATCATCGAGAGCCGTGACCTCCCCGTGCTCATCTTCGCCAACAAGATCGACCTGGACGAGGCCAGCGAGCAGCGCATTCGCAACGCCTTCCCCCAGCACGAGACGGTGCCCCTCTCCGCGCTGGAGGGGGACAACATGGACGAAGTGTACGACAAGATCGCGGAGTACTTCGCGTGA